The Paramagnetospirillum magnetotacticum MS-1 genome includes the window TGGATCTGGATTTCGCCGACATCGCCGCCACCTTGGGCAAGAGCGTCGCCACATGCCGCCAGATCATGAGCCGGGCCCGTGCCGCGCTCAAAGGCGAGGTGCGCTTCGACTGGGATGCGGCCCAGACCGCCACCCTGGTGCGGCGCTTCGCCGCCGCCTGCGACCAGCGCGACTACGGCGCCCTGGTTTCGCTTTTGGGAACGGAATCGCGCCTGATCAGCGATGGGGGCGCCAAGGTCAAGTCCGCCCGCAATCCCATCTTGGGGCCCGACCGCATCGCCCGCTTTCTGCTGGGTGTGCGCCGCAAGTTCCAGCCCGCCGACTTCACCTTCCGCATGGCCGAGGTCAACGGCCTGCCCGCCCTGGTCGGCGAAGCCCAGGGCACAGCCCGCTGGGTCCTCACTTTCGGCTGCGCCCAGGGGCGCATCGGCGGAGTCTATTTGCTGGCCGATCCCGACCGGCTGCCCTATTCCACCATCTCGTCGTCGGTATAACCCTGGGCGTAGAGCAGGGTGACCAGATCGCCGTGATCGACGCGCACGCGCGCCTCGGCGGCCACCACCGGCTTGGCGTGGAAAGCCACGCCCAAACCGGCGGCGCGCAGCATGTCCAGATCATTGGCGCCATCGCCCACCGCCACCGCCAATTCCGGCGTGATGCCAAGCTCGGCCGACACGGCGTTGAGCGTGGCCAACTTGGTCTCGCGGCCGATGATGGTGTCACCGACCTGACCGGTCAGTCGACCGTTCTCGACCATCAGTTCATTGGCGATGTCGCGGTGGAAGCCGCAGGATTCGCGGACCTTGGTGGTGAAGAACTTGAACCCGCCCGAGACCAACACGGCATAGGCCCCGTGCTTGACCATGGTGCGCACCAGCTTGTGAGCGCCCGGCGTGAATTCGGTGCGGTCCCAGGTCTTTTGCAGGCAGTCTTCCGACAGGTCCTTGAGCAGGCCGACGCGTTCACGCAAAGCGGCCTCGAAGCCGATCTCGCCATTCATGGCGCGCGCGGTGATGCGCGCGATGTGATCTTTGAGCCCCGCGAAATCGGCCAGTTCGTCCAGGGTCTCGCCGATGACCATGGTGGAATCCATGTCGGCGACCAGCAGCTTCTTGCGCCGCCCCTCGGCCTTCTGGGCGACCACGTCCACGCTCCAGCCCTCGAGGATGCGGGCCGCCACCTGATCGGCCTCGCGCGGGTCCAGTTCGGAAAAGTCCAGGTCGCAGGCGTGTTCCGGGCTCAGCCACCGGGCCTGCCCCACCTCGGCGCCCAAGGCCCGGAGCGCGCCGCGCACCTCGAAGACCAGCGAGGAATCAAGCCCCTCTCCACCATGTCCGGCGATCAGGGTCAGAACGTTGATCATGGTGCGTCCTTGGAGGAGAAGGGAAAAACGGTCCCGTTTACTGCACCGCAACACGGCTTGGCAAGCATGAAGCCCTTGGCTGATGCCTTGGCGAGGGATAAACCTGTGGGCGACGTCATTGCTTCGGGAGGTCCAAAGTGTCCGTGCCGCTGCTCCGCCCCTTTCCCGGCCTGCGCCCCACATCCTTGACCGCGTCCCAGGTGGCCGCACCACCCTATGACGTGTTGTCCTCTGACGAGGCCCGCGAGATGGCTTTGGGCAAGCCCCATTCCTTCCTGCACGTCTCCAAGCCCGAGATTGATCTGCCCCCCGGCACTGATGTTTACGCCCCCGCCGTCTATGCCAAGGCGGCGGAGAATCTGAAAGCCATGGCGGCGGCGGGCGTGCTGGTCAGGGATGCCAAGCCCTGCTTTTACGTCTACCGCCTGAAGATGGGCAGCCATGTCCAGACCGGCATCGTCGGCGGCGGCTCGGTGGCGGCCTATGATGCCAACCGCATCCGCAAGCATGAATTCACCCGGCCCGACAAGGAAGACGACCGCGTCCGCCAGATCGATGCCTGCGACGCCCAGACCGGCCCTGTCCTGCTGGCGCACCGCGACACGCCGGAACTGGCCGCCGTCATCAAGGCGGTGACCGCCGCCCCGCCCGCCTATTCGGTCACCGCCGCCGACGGCATCGTCCATACCCTGTGGGTGATGGATAACGAAGCGCAGATCCAGACGGTAACCCGCTCCTTCGATGCCATGGAGGCGGTCTATATCGCCGACGGCCATCACCGCTCGGCCGCCGCGTCGCGGGTCGCGGCGGCCCGGCGTCAGGGCAACGCAGACGGGGCTTGTGAATCGTTCCTAGTGGTGACCTTTCCCATCCATGAGATGAAGATCTTCGACTACAACCGGGTGGTCAAAGACCTGGGCGGCCTGACATCCCAGGCTTTCCTCAAGGCGCTGGATTCCGAGTTCACAGTGGAGCCCAGCCCCGAACAGGCCCGCCCCGCCCATTCCCGCCAGTTCGGCCTGTACATCGAGGGCCGGTGGTACCGGCTGGGGATCAAGAATCCGCCCCCCGCCGATCCCGTCGCCCGCCTCGACGTCAGCCTGCTGTCCGACCGCCTGCTGGGGCCGGTGCTGGGCATCCATGACCTCAGAAAGGACAAGCGCGTCGACTTCGTGGGCGGCAAGCGCGGTCTGTCCGAGTTGGAGCGCCGCGTCGATTCGGGCGAGATGGCCTGCGCCTTCGCCCTGTTTCCCACCCAAATGGAGGATCTGGTGGCCGTGGCCGATTCCAATCAGGTGATGCCGCCCAAATCCACCTGGTTCGAGCCCAAATTGGCCGATGGGCTGGTCAGCTATCCTTTGGACTGGCGGTAGCGCGTCCTGGGCGAATGACCTTATATAAGAACGCCTTTTTCCTCCTGTTTAAGCGGGTAGCCATGACCACGTCCCTGAAGATCCTCGCCGCCGCCCTTGCCCTGGTGATTCTCGTGCCCGCCGCCCAGGCCCAAACCCAGGTCGTGCCGACCTCGCGCGAGCAGGTGAAACTGACCTTCGCGCCGGTGGCCCGTCAGGTGGCGCCCGCCGTGGTCAATATCTATACCAAGCGGGTGGTCAGGGCCGCCGCCTCGCCCATGTTCGCCGATCCCTTCTTCCGCCGCTTCTTCGGTGATGTGCCGGGCATGAGCCAGGACCGGGTGCAGCGCTCTCTGGGCTCGGGCGTGATGATCGGGGCCGACGGCACGGTGGTCACCAACCACCACGTCATCAAGGACGCCGACGAGGTCACCGTGATCCTCTCCGACCGCCGCGAATTCGAGGCCCGCATCGTCGGCTCGGACGAGCGCACCGATCTGGCGGTGCTCAAGATCGACGGCGGAAAAGAGAGCTTTCCCACCCTGGTTCTGGGCGATTCCGACGCCATCGAGGTGGGCGACGTGGTGCTGGCCGTGGGCAATCCGTTCGGCGTTGGCCAGACGGTGACCCAGGGCATCATCTCGGCCCTGGCGCGCACCAATGTGGGCGTGTCCGACGTGCAAAGCTTCATCCAGACCGATGCCGCCATCAATCCCGGCAATTCCGGCGGCGCCCTGGTGGATCTGCAAGGCCGCCTGATCGGCATCAACAGCGCCATCTATTCCAAGGACGGCGGCTCCAACGGCATCGGCTTCGCCATTCCCACCGCCCTGGTCCGGCAGGTGACCACCTCCATCGCCAAGGGCGGCAAGGTGGTGCGGCCCTGGCTGGGCGCATCGGGTCAGGCGGTAACCGCCGATCTGGCCCAGGCCATGAAGCTTCCCCGGCCCGTGGGCGTGCTGGTCAACCATATCAGCCCCGATTC containing:
- a CDS encoding DegQ family serine endoprotease gives rise to the protein MTTSLKILAAALALVILVPAAQAQTQVVPTSREQVKLTFAPVARQVAPAVVNIYTKRVVRAAASPMFADPFFRRFFGDVPGMSQDRVQRSLGSGVMIGADGTVVTNHHVIKDADEVTVILSDRREFEARIVGSDERTDLAVLKIDGGKESFPTLVLGDSDAIEVGDVVLAVGNPFGVGQTVTQGIISALARTNVGVSDVQSFIQTDAAINPGNSGGALVDLQGRLIGINSAIYSKDGGSNGIGFAIPTALVRQVTTSIAKGGKVVRPWLGASGQAVTADLAQAMKLPRPVGVLVNHISPDSPAQRAGLADGDVIVAVEGREVDDTEGMRFRLATLAIGSEARLTVLRGGVERILTVRLVAPPENPPRDKTEINGRNPFSGTTLVNLNPALAEELGINSSLTGVMILAIKRGSVANRLGLQPGDMLIKINERAIASVADARRSLDAESARWAITIKRNGEVMSLVLGG
- the serB gene encoding phosphoserine phosphatase SerB, yielding MINVLTLIAGHGGEGLDSSLVFEVRGALRALGAEVGQARWLSPEHACDLDFSELDPREADQVAARILEGWSVDVVAQKAEGRRKKLLVADMDSTMVIGETLDELADFAGLKDHIARITARAMNGEIGFEAALRERVGLLKDLSEDCLQKTWDRTEFTPGAHKLVRTMVKHGAYAVLVSGGFKFFTTKVRESCGFHRDIANELMVENGRLTGQVGDTIIGRETKLATLNAVSAELGITPELAVAVGDGANDLDMLRAAGLGVAFHAKPVVAAEARVRVDHGDLVTLLYAQGYTDDEMVE
- a CDS encoding sigma-70 family RNA polymerase sigma factor, whose translation is MAEGQSPALVQFLAQRPRLRLLAYRLLGSTADAEDVVQDAWLKWNLVADSVEEPAAFLTTQVTRLAIDRLRKDQRRARLGAQWLPDPWVEMVEPGEADLSTGLLLLLERLTPDQRAVYVLREAMDLDFADIAATLGKSVATCRQIMSRARAALKGEVRFDWDAAQTATLVRRFAAACDQRDYGALVSLLGTESRLISDGGAKVKSARNPILGPDRIARFLLGVRRKFQPADFTFRMAEVNGLPALVGEAQGTARWVLTFGCAQGRIGGVYLLADPDRLPYSTISSSV
- a CDS encoding DUF1015 domain-containing protein, with product MSVPLLRPFPGLRPTSLTASQVAAPPYDVLSSDEAREMALGKPHSFLHVSKPEIDLPPGTDVYAPAVYAKAAENLKAMAAAGVLVRDAKPCFYVYRLKMGSHVQTGIVGGGSVAAYDANRIRKHEFTRPDKEDDRVRQIDACDAQTGPVLLAHRDTPELAAVIKAVTAAPPAYSVTAADGIVHTLWVMDNEAQIQTVTRSFDAMEAVYIADGHHRSAAASRVAAARRQGNADGACESFLVVTFPIHEMKIFDYNRVVKDLGGLTSQAFLKALDSEFTVEPSPEQARPAHSRQFGLYIEGRWYRLGIKNPPPADPVARLDVSLLSDRLLGPVLGIHDLRKDKRVDFVGGKRGLSELERRVDSGEMACAFALFPTQMEDLVAVADSNQVMPPKSTWFEPKLADGLVSYPLDWR